One window of the Lepidochelys kempii isolate rLepKem1 chromosome 23, rLepKem1.hap2, whole genome shotgun sequence genome contains the following:
- the LOC140902368 gene encoding uncharacterized protein: MTESQALGVSPSSLRVGLALPPRLSSWWAQVQPPETIVQRDAGGFLFKQWKEKFLFLSVDGSLQICRDAQSPAELGISLSTSCRAILEGSEICGLPRLPLGAQRGSCLGLSLSDGKFLLLLAPDNQECRQWLNILRKVKESFSQGSPARCKLHIDSPSRKCCWKEGGGGSPGTQSREATRSSLCKENCSPRCLRHGSQMHAGVKAACLLMGGAAAGPTMGYMVTSATASRPGEMHPPDFKELGYHPSACDSEASQYETLDYEGLDQDFDALDFGGFAF, from the exons ATGACTGAGAGTCAGGCCCTGGGAGTCTCTCCCAGCTCCCTGCGGGTGGGGCTGGCTCTCCCGCCCAGGCTGAGCAGCTGGTGGGCCCAGGTTCAGCCCCCGGAGACTATTGTGCAGCGAGACGCTG GGGGCTTTCTCTTTAAGCAATGGAAGGAGAAGTTCCTCTTCCTCTCCGTGGACGGGAGCCTCCAGATCTGCCGTGATGCCCAGTCCCCGGCCGAGCTGGGCATCTCGCTCAGCACCAGCTGCCGGGCCATCCTGGAGGGCAGCGAGATCTGCGGCCTGCCCCGCCTGCCCCTGGGCGCCCAGCGGGGCAGCTGCTTAGGCCTCAGCCTCAGTGACGGGAAGTTCCTTCTGCTGCTGGCCCCGGACAACCAGGAATGCAG ACAGTGGCTCAACATCCTCCGCAAAGTCAAAGAA AGCTTCTCCCAAGGGTCCCCAGCGAGATGCAAGCTCCACATTGACTCTCCGTCTAGGAAATGCTGCtggaaagaaggaggaggaggttcTCCTGGCACACAGAGCAGAGAAG CCACCAGGAGCAGCCTGTGCAAGGAGAACTGCTCGCCCCGGTGCCTGCGCCACGGCTCCCAGATGCACGCGGGGGTGAAGGCCGCCTGCCTGCTGatggggggagcagcagctggcccCACCATGGGCTACATGGTGACCTCGGCCACGGCCAGCCGGCCTGGGGAGATGCACCCCCCCGACTTCAAAGAACTGGGCTATCACCCGTCCGCCTGCGACTCTGAGGCCTCTCAGTATGAGACGCTGGATTACGAAGGGCTGGACCAGGACTTCGACGCGCTGGATTTCGGGGGGTTTGCCTTCTAG